A DNA window from Plasmodium brasilianum strain Bolivian I chromosome 12, whole genome shotgun sequence contains the following coding sequences:
- a CDS encoding mitochondrial pyruvate carrier protein 1, with product MTKIKLFYNNVKSNVFNIMFWAPLANWGFVLAGFNDLKKLPMYVSERMTAVLAIYSILFMRYSLAIKPKNYLLFACHATNTLVQSTLLFRKLKFEANKRKKLSNN from the exons atgacaaaaattaaattattttataataatgtaaaatcgAATGTATTCAATATTATGTTTTGGGCCCCTTTAGCAAACTGGGGATTTGTTCTTGctg gcTTCAACGATTTAAAGAAATTGCCCATGTACGTATCTGAAAGAATGACGGCTGTTTTGGCAATCTacagtattttatttatgagaTATTCTCTTGCAATTAAAccgaaaaattatttactgTTTGCTTGTCATGCTACAAATACGTTAGTACAAAGCACCTTACTATTTCGGAAGCTAAAATTCGAGGCaaacaaaaggaaaaagttGTCCAACAACTGA